In a genomic window of Lacrimispora sp. BS-2:
- a CDS encoding DUF739 family protein, protein MAYDYSKLKGRIIEYFGKQQSFAAAMGWSERTCSLKLSNQVFWKQPEITKASHLLRIDKGDMQHYFFSENVQSH, encoded by the coding sequence ATGGCCTATGATTATAGCAAGCTAAAAGGAAGAATCATTGAATACTTTGGAAAACAGCAGTCATTCGCCGCTGCTATGGGGTGGTCCGAGAGAACGTGTTCTTTAAAATTAAGTAATCAGGTTTTTTGGAAGCAGCCAGAAATAACCAAAGCTTCTCATTTATTGAGAATAGATAAGGGCGATATGCAGCATTATTTTTTTAGTGAAAATGTTCAAAGTCATTGA
- a CDS encoding antA/AntB antirepressor family protein, translating to MNDLISQTTADTSNLTPIEIALGIDEDGMTTAKKLYEFLELNPSNYSKWYKANIIDNQFADEGTDYEVFVLNDENPQGGRPTQDFKLTAKFAKKLSMTQKNERGEQAREYFTRVEDKTKEMILRMQDMSPELRLMINIEMEQKRQSREIAEVNNRVESIREIVALDTTSWREDTRNLINKIAQELGGGQAFQQVRAESYELLEKRMGVSLKQRLTNKRRRMADEGVCKSKRDKLSQVDIIAEDKKLIEGYTAIVKEMAIKYGAA from the coding sequence ATGAATGATTTAATAAGCCAAACAACGGCGGACACATCAAACCTGACCCCCATTGAAATTGCTCTGGGGATTGATGAAGACGGAATGACCACAGCAAAGAAGCTTTATGAGTTTTTGGAACTGAATCCAAGCAACTACTCTAAATGGTACAAAGCAAACATTATTGACAACCAGTTTGCTGATGAAGGTACGGATTATGAGGTTTTCGTACTGAATGACGAAAACCCCCAAGGCGGCAGACCTACGCAGGATTTTAAGTTGACAGCCAAGTTTGCAAAGAAGCTTTCCATGACCCAGAAGAATGAACGCGGCGAACAGGCCCGGGAGTATTTTACCAGGGTGGAGGATAAAACAAAAGAAATGATACTGCGAATGCAGGATATGTCCCCGGAACTCCGACTTATGATAAATATTGAAATGGAACAGAAACGGCAGTCAAGGGAGATTGCGGAAGTAAACAATCGTGTGGAAAGCATCCGAGAAATAGTGGCCTTGGACACCACTTCATGGCGGGAAGACACCCGCAACCTTATTAATAAGATAGCGCAGGAGTTAGGAGGAGGACAGGCCTTTCAGCAGGTCAGGGCCGAAAGCTACGAACTTCTGGAAAAGCGGATGGGGGTCAGTTTGAAGCAACGCCTTACAAATAAGCGTAGACGCATGGCTGACGAGGGTGTCTGCAAGTCTAAAAGAGACAAGCTCTCCCAGGTGGATATTATAGCGGAGGACAAGAAACTGATTGAAGGGTACACAGCCATCGTAAAAGAAATGGCAATCAAGTATGGGGCGGCTTGA
- a CDS encoding CHC2 zinc finger domain-containing protein, with amino-acid sequence MREFHSCDPELFHKVKESVSMQAVAEYYGLQVNKKGLCLCPFHQDKDPSMKIYPNGKGFYCFTCGTGGDQIKFAALYQGIRNEEAAKELAAAFSVPVTVPVTYREKREAERKRKRRQNVAAFAKRAKMYVQMYRILLCEAIHEKNEHFTEALQNITYIEYLLENLEECPEEVYGDKKAVIRIGEIEGRINNWYVRTEPDGSISR; translated from the coding sequence ATGAGGGAATTCCATTCATGTGATCCGGAGCTATTCCATAAAGTAAAGGAATCTGTGTCCATGCAGGCCGTTGCAGAGTATTACGGTCTTCAGGTGAATAAAAAGGGGCTGTGCTTATGCCCCTTTCACCAGGATAAGGATCCGAGTATGAAGATATATCCCAATGGAAAAGGATTTTACTGCTTTACCTGTGGTACAGGTGGGGACCAGATAAAGTTTGCCGCCTTGTATCAAGGGATCCGTAATGAGGAAGCGGCAAAGGAGTTGGCTGCTGCTTTTAGTGTTCCAGTAACAGTACCGGTTACATACAGGGAGAAGCGAGAGGCAGAACGTAAGAGAAAGCGGCGACAAAATGTTGCTGCTTTTGCCAAAAGGGCAAAGATGTATGTCCAGATGTACCGGATCCTGCTCTGTGAAGCAATCCATGAGAAAAATGAGCATTTTACAGAAGCCCTGCAGAACATTACATACATAGAATATTTGCTTGAAAATCTGGAAGAATGTCCAGAAGAAGTTTATGGCGACAAGAAGGCGGTGATAAGAATTGGAGAAATCGAAGGACGAATTAATAACTGGTATGTACGAACTGAGCCAGACGGATCCATTTCCCGATGA
- a CDS encoding siphovirus Gp157 family protein gives MEKLYVIAEEYKAFEELCYAEDIDPQIMKDTLEAIFGEFEEKSDNLAKIHMEIQSSIKAIEAEMDRLNARAKQLEGKDRWIKEYLMENMRYTGKEKFKTALFSYSICKNGGAEPLVIDGSVEDIPPKYTIPQPPVVNKEAVRQLLSEKQVDWAHFEPRGEHLRIR, from the coding sequence ATGGAAAAATTATATGTAATCGCAGAGGAGTATAAAGCCTTTGAAGAACTGTGCTATGCGGAGGATATTGATCCGCAGATTATGAAGGATACGCTGGAGGCTATCTTCGGAGAATTTGAAGAAAAATCGGACAACCTTGCCAAGATACATATGGAGATTCAGTCCAGCATTAAAGCCATTGAAGCGGAAATGGACAGGCTTAATGCAAGGGCAAAGCAGCTGGAAGGAAAGGATAGATGGATCAAGGAGTATCTCATGGAAAACATGCGCTATACCGGAAAAGAGAAGTTCAAAACAGCCCTTTTCAGCTATTCAATCTGCAAGAATGGTGGAGCAGAGCCTTTGGTTATTGATGGAAGTGTGGAGGATATTCCGCCTAAGTATACCATTCCGCAACCGCCAGTAGTGAATAAGGAAGCCGTCCGTCAGCTTCTTTCAGAGAAACAGGTTGACTGGGCCCACTTTGAACCACGTGGAGAGCATTTGCGGATTCGATGA
- a CDS encoding helix-turn-helix domain-containing protein, with translation MVKTYEPLYTVKEVSKVLKVNTDAVYELIKEEKLPCLSLGSKKVRGSDLERFIEQYPVSNLGKEEPRAKAL, from the coding sequence GTGGTAAAAACGTATGAACCGCTTTATACCGTTAAAGAAGTATCCAAAGTCTTAAAAGTGAACACTGATGCTGTGTATGAACTTATCAAGGAAGAAAAGCTTCCCTGTTTGTCGTTGGGATCTAAGAAGGTAAGAGGATCGGACCTTGAGAGGTTCATCGAACAGTATCCGGTATCCAATTTGGGAAAGGAGGAACCACGTGCAAAAGCACTTTGA
- a CDS encoding AAA family ATPase yields MGIPVMIMGKSGSGKSRSLKNCVGKDFGLIRVINKPLPFKGKIGGSVSNDYEFIKKCLKSPQWPKSIVIDDAGYLITGQFMDGHNTTGKGNAVFGLYNQLADDFYRLIKTIQDEVPEDRIVYVVMHEDVNDYGDIKPKTIGKLLDEKVCLEGMFTVVLRSLKSDRYVFVTQSRDGAVSKAPDDMFEAVEIDNDLLMVDNIIREYYEILNPKNLNKEDVKHD; encoded by the coding sequence ATGGGAATTCCAGTCATGATAATGGGAAAATCAGGGAGTGGAAAATCACGAAGCCTGAAGAATTGTGTAGGGAAAGACTTTGGCCTTATCCGTGTAATTAATAAGCCACTTCCGTTCAAAGGGAAGATAGGGGGATCGGTCAGTAATGATTATGAGTTTATTAAAAAATGCCTCAAAAGCCCTCAGTGGCCTAAATCCATTGTAATTGATGATGCAGGTTACCTGATCACTGGTCAGTTTATGGATGGCCACAATACAACGGGAAAAGGTAACGCAGTATTTGGGCTTTACAATCAGTTGGCAGATGATTTTTACCGGCTGATTAAAACAATTCAGGATGAAGTACCGGAAGATCGGATCGTGTATGTGGTAATGCATGAAGATGTAAATGATTATGGGGATATAAAACCCAAAACTATTGGAAAGCTTCTGGATGAGAAAGTATGTCTGGAAGGAATGTTTACGGTTGTTTTACGGTCATTGAAGTCTGACAGGTATGTCTTCGTCACTCAATCACGAGACGGGGCGGTCAGCAAGGCTCCGGATGATATGTTTGAGGCTGTTGAGATAGATAATGACCTTCTAATGGTTGATAACATCATCAGGGAATATTACGAAATTCTAAACCCAAAGAATTTAAACAAGGAGGATGTAAAACATGATTAA